A genomic stretch from Schaalia odontolytica includes:
- the ftsZ gene encoding cell division protein FtsZ encodes MTTPQNHLAVIKVVGVGGGGVNAVNRMIEVGLKGVEFIAVNTDAQALLMSDAETKLDIGRELTHGLGAGADPAVGRKAAEDHIDEITAALEGADMVFVTAGEGGGTGTGAAPVVAKIARDAGALTVGVVTRPFSFEGNRRAAQAEGGVTTLREEVDTLIVIPNDRLLEISDANISVLDAFRAADQVLLSGVQGITELITTPGLINVDFNDVKSVMKDAGSALMGIGAATGEDRALRAVESAISSPLLEASIDGAHGVLMFFQGGSDLSLQEVFASSQLVREAAHPEANIIFGNVIDDALGDEIRVTVIAAGFDDATDAQLSRPAAARVAPPVAQQRPAAPEAKAPAAETTRISQVSTRRPQHRADVAAPVREAAAAPVDAPEATEYEESEHSFEVPRVYPEAPVKEELDIPPFLR; translated from the coding sequence ATGACGACACCGCAAAACCACCTGGCAGTGATCAAGGTCGTCGGCGTCGGCGGCGGCGGAGTTAATGCCGTGAACCGAATGATCGAGGTCGGCCTCAAGGGCGTTGAGTTCATTGCCGTCAACACTGACGCGCAGGCTCTGCTCATGTCTGATGCCGAGACGAAGCTCGACATCGGCCGTGAACTGACGCACGGCCTCGGCGCGGGTGCGGATCCCGCGGTCGGTCGCAAGGCTGCCGAGGACCATATCGACGAGATTACCGCCGCACTCGAGGGCGCGGACATGGTCTTCGTGACCGCCGGTGAAGGCGGTGGCACCGGTACCGGTGCGGCCCCCGTTGTCGCCAAGATCGCCCGCGATGCTGGCGCGTTGACAGTCGGTGTCGTCACCCGACCCTTCTCCTTCGAGGGGAACCGTCGTGCGGCCCAGGCCGAGGGGGGCGTGACCACGCTGCGCGAAGAGGTCGATACCCTCATCGTGATCCCGAATGATCGTCTCCTGGAGATCTCTGACGCGAACATCTCCGTGCTCGATGCATTCCGTGCAGCCGACCAGGTCCTGCTGTCGGGCGTTCAGGGCATCACCGAGCTGATCACGACCCCGGGTCTGATTAACGTGGACTTCAACGACGTCAAGTCGGTCATGAAGGACGCCGGTTCGGCTCTCATGGGTATCGGTGCTGCGACCGGCGAGGATCGCGCCCTGCGCGCTGTCGAAAGCGCGATTTCGTCCCCGCTGCTCGAGGCTTCGATCGACGGTGCCCATGGCGTGCTTATGTTCTTCCAGGGTGGCTCCGACCTCAGCCTGCAGGAAGTCTTTGCTTCGTCGCAGCTTGTGCGTGAGGCCGCACACCCCGAGGCCAACATCATCTTCGGTAACGTCATCGACGATGCCCTCGGTGATGAGATTCGTGTCACGGTCATTGCTGCCGGATTCGACGATGCGACCGACGCTCAGCTGTCGCGTCCCGCCGCCGCTCGTGTTGCGCCGCCCGTTGCCCAGCAGCGTCCCGCCGCCCCGGAAGCGAAGGCCCCCGCCGCCGAGACCACTCGGATCAGCCAGGTGTCGACGCGTCGCCCCCAGCATCGTGCCGACGTTGCCGCTCCGGTTCGTGAGGCCGCTGCGGCCCCCGTCGATGCACCCGAGGCTACGGAGTATGAAGAGTCCGAGCATTCCTTCGAGGTTCCTCGCGTCTACCCCGAGGCTCCCGTGAAGGAAGAGCTGGATATCCCTCCCTTCCTGCGTTGA
- a CDS encoding cell division protein FtsQ/DivIB — protein MRPPSPRRPGGSRPHEERPSRTDGAGPSFDEIITAVPEGEEVQDGQEPRPRSVSAVERRLGGSAVERPTPVADAASVLGGEEMADLGDRLRERHRARRMLLLRRIALTVVTLSLASGAAWVAFFSPVFAFSSSAVIVSGEDGTLVTADSVRSSVSSFEGVPLTRLSTSAVARAVESNVAVRSATVTRHWPTSLRISVTMRTPMAAEVAVGGYQLVDDQGVAFQQVASAGDYPVVTLPEDRRVGAADIASALGALDGQTRSQVTAVTSTGTQVSFTLRGGQTVKWGTNEDAPQKARVLATLLANVTATTYDVSSPNHPVTS, from the coding sequence ATGAGGCCGCCTTCTCCGAGGCGTCCGGGAGGTTCTCGCCCTCACGAGGAACGTCCGTCGCGCACAGACGGTGCCGGTCCCTCTTTCGACGAGATCATCACTGCGGTGCCCGAGGGAGAAGAAGTCCAGGACGGGCAGGAGCCGAGGCCTCGATCCGTCTCGGCGGTGGAGCGTCGCCTCGGTGGCTCGGCGGTCGAACGGCCGACGCCGGTCGCCGACGCCGCGTCCGTGCTGGGAGGCGAGGAGATGGCGGACCTGGGCGATCGCCTGCGCGAACGCCACCGTGCGCGTCGCATGCTTCTCCTACGTCGTATCGCGCTTACGGTCGTGACGCTCAGCCTGGCAAGCGGCGCAGCGTGGGTTGCGTTCTTTTCGCCGGTATTTGCCTTCTCTTCGTCGGCTGTCATCGTCTCGGGTGAGGATGGGACGCTGGTGACGGCCGATTCTGTGCGCTCATCGGTTTCATCCTTCGAAGGCGTGCCGCTGACGCGACTGAGCACGTCTGCGGTCGCACGCGCCGTCGAATCGAATGTGGCGGTGCGTTCGGCCACCGTCACGCGCCACTGGCCGACGAGTCTGCGCATCTCGGTGACGATGCGAACCCCGATGGCTGCGGAGGTAGCGGTCGGCGGCTATCAGCTGGTGGACGACCAGGGTGTGGCGTTCCAGCAGGTTGCCAGCGCGGGGGACTACCCGGTGGTGACGCTGCCGGAGGATCGTCGTGTCGGCGCAGCCGATATCGCCTCGGCGCTTGGTGCGCTCGATGGACAGACACGCTCGCAGGTGACCGCTGTGACGTCCACGGGCACACAGGTGAGTTTCACGCTGCGTGGCGGCCAGACTGTCAAGTGGGGAACGAATGAGGACGCTCCGCAGAAGGCTCGAGTGCTCGCCACGTTGCTCGCGAATGTGACGGCTACGACCTACGACGTGTCGTCGCCGAATCACCCTGTGACCAGTTAA
- the dnaE gene encoding DNA polymerase III subunit alpha, which yields MADSFVHLHNHSEYSMLDGAAKTKAMAEEAARLGQPAIGLTDHGYLFGAFDFYTNCKNAGVKPIIGLEAYVTPGTSRFDRQKVLWGEPWQRADDVSAGGSYNHLTLVAYNTTGMHNLFRLGSYASTDGQFGKWPRADKELLSQFHEGLIVFTGCPSGAVQTRLRLGQWDEAVAEAAELRDIFGSENFYVEVMDHGIDIERRTHQQVLEIAKLMNAPLVATNDAHYVKRDDRKIQDALLCINSGSRINDPDRFKFDGDGYYIRSSDEMRSLWSELPSACDSTLEIAERCDVHFTTTKEGANYMPDFPVPEGEDKTSWFIKEVERGLRDRFPNGIPDDVRKQAQYEEDVIINMGFPGYFLTVADYINWAKSQGIRVGPGRGSGAGSMVAYALKITELNPLEHGLIFERFLNPERISMPDFDVDFDERRRDEVISYVKRKYGEDRISQVVTYGTIKTKQALKDSARILGKDFKVGEQLTKALPPAIMGKDITVHGIFDEKDKRYAEASEFRKFYEENPDTHEVVQYALGLEGLTRQWGVHACAVIMSSHTLTDIIPVMKRPQDGAIITQFDYPTCETLGLLKMDFLGLRNLTVVSDALENIALNGKQDPDLDHLTFDDKKTYELLGRGETLGVFQLDGGGMRDLLKLMKPDNFEDISAVGALYRPGPMGANSHTNYALRKNGRQEITPIHPELAEPLEDILGTTFGLIVYQEQVMQIAQKLAGYSLGQADILRKAMGKKKKEVLDQQFKGFRQGMVDNGYSEESIKALWDVVVPFSAYAFNKAHSAAYGLVSYWTAFLKANFPTEYMAALLTSTKDNKDRRALYLAECRHMDITVLPPDVNASMGNFAPDGEAIRFGLNAIQNVGGPVVDAIVETRAQKGRFSSFQDFLDKVPQVVCNKRTIQSLIRAGAFDSMGHTRRALLARCDEAVDAIIDVKRNEAIGQFDLFGALGEDEDTGSGLTIDIPDLPEFDRKTKLAAEREMLGLYVSDHPLRGVEASLARHQDYEIAQVVGSDGAMADRIVKIAGLVSGVTTKVTKQGNAWAIATIEDLSGSVDVLFFPRSYESIQTYLAQDIIVQIEGKVNVREEGMTIYGQSMTLLDLSGGADLPLDLRLPAARCTPELLTDLRAVLESYPGGSPVRLHLTEPGRTTVVELDPRLRVEQTSAFFSHIKAVVGAGGVVTSP from the coding sequence ATGGCTGATTCCTTCGTGCACCTTCACAACCACTCCGAGTATTCGATGCTCGATGGAGCAGCGAAGACGAAAGCGATGGCGGAGGAGGCCGCCCGTCTGGGGCAGCCCGCGATCGGCCTGACGGATCACGGCTATCTCTTCGGAGCCTTCGACTTCTACACGAACTGCAAGAACGCGGGCGTCAAGCCCATCATCGGCCTCGAGGCCTACGTGACGCCGGGGACCTCGCGCTTTGATCGTCAGAAGGTCCTGTGGGGCGAGCCGTGGCAACGCGCCGACGACGTGAGTGCAGGCGGCTCCTACAATCACCTGACCCTCGTTGCCTACAACACAACGGGCATGCACAACCTCTTCCGCCTGGGTTCCTACGCCTCGACGGATGGCCAGTTCGGCAAGTGGCCGCGTGCCGACAAGGAGCTGCTGAGCCAGTTCCACGAGGGCCTCATCGTGTTCACGGGCTGTCCTTCGGGTGCCGTGCAGACGCGCCTGCGCTTGGGGCAGTGGGACGAGGCCGTGGCCGAGGCCGCAGAACTTCGCGACATTTTCGGCTCGGAGAACTTCTACGTCGAGGTCATGGATCACGGCATCGACATTGAGCGACGCACCCACCAGCAGGTTCTTGAGATCGCGAAGCTCATGAACGCGCCACTCGTGGCCACCAACGACGCGCACTACGTGAAGCGCGATGATCGCAAGATCCAGGACGCGCTCTTGTGCATCAACTCCGGTTCGCGCATCAACGACCCCGATCGCTTCAAGTTCGACGGCGACGGCTACTACATCCGTTCCTCGGACGAGATGCGCTCGCTGTGGAGCGAGCTGCCCAGCGCCTGCGACTCGACCCTCGAGATTGCCGAGCGCTGCGACGTGCACTTCACGACCACGAAGGAGGGTGCCAACTACATGCCCGACTTCCCGGTGCCCGAAGGCGAAGACAAGACCTCGTGGTTCATCAAGGAGGTTGAACGAGGCCTGCGCGACCGCTTCCCGAACGGCATCCCCGACGACGTGCGCAAGCAGGCGCAATACGAGGAAGACGTCATCATCAACATGGGCTTCCCCGGATACTTCCTCACCGTCGCTGACTACATCAACTGGGCGAAGTCCCAGGGTATCCGCGTGGGACCCGGGCGCGGCTCGGGTGCGGGCTCGATGGTCGCCTACGCCCTGAAGATCACCGAGCTCAATCCCCTTGAGCACGGTCTGATTTTTGAGCGATTCCTCAATCCTGAACGAATCTCGATGCCTGACTTCGACGTCGACTTCGACGAACGCAGGCGCGACGAGGTCATCAGCTACGTTAAGCGCAAGTACGGCGAGGACCGCATCAGCCAGGTCGTCACCTACGGCACGATTAAGACCAAGCAGGCCCTGAAGGACTCCGCGCGCATCCTTGGAAAGGACTTCAAGGTTGGCGAGCAGCTCACCAAGGCGCTGCCTCCGGCCATCATGGGCAAGGACATCACGGTCCACGGCATCTTTGACGAGAAGGACAAGCGTTACGCCGAGGCCTCGGAGTTCCGTAAGTTCTATGAGGAGAACCCTGACACGCATGAGGTCGTCCAGTACGCGCTTGGCCTGGAGGGCCTGACACGCCAGTGGGGTGTGCACGCCTGCGCGGTCATCATGAGCTCTCACACGCTCACCGACATCATCCCGGTCATGAAGCGTCCGCAGGACGGCGCGATCATCACCCAGTTCGACTACCCGACGTGTGAGACGCTGGGCCTGCTCAAGATGGACTTCCTGGGCTTGCGTAACCTCACGGTCGTGTCCGACGCACTCGAGAATATCGCGCTCAACGGCAAGCAGGACCCGGACCTCGATCACCTGACCTTTGACGACAAGAAGACGTATGAGCTGCTGGGACGAGGCGAAACTCTCGGAGTGTTCCAGCTCGATGGTGGCGGCATGCGCGACCTCCTCAAGCTCATGAAGCCTGACAACTTCGAAGATATCTCGGCCGTCGGTGCCCTGTACCGCCCCGGCCCGATGGGCGCGAACTCGCACACGAACTACGCGCTGCGTAAGAACGGTCGCCAGGAGATCACGCCCATTCACCCGGAGCTGGCGGAGCCGCTCGAGGACATTCTGGGAACGACCTTCGGTCTGATCGTGTACCAGGAGCAGGTCATGCAGATCGCGCAGAAGCTGGCGGGCTACTCGCTGGGTCAGGCGGACATTCTGCGTAAGGCCATGGGTAAGAAGAAGAAGGAGGTCCTGGACCAGCAGTTCAAGGGCTTCCGCCAGGGCATGGTTGATAACGGCTATTCGGAGGAGTCGATCAAGGCCCTGTGGGACGTCGTCGTCCCCTTCTCCGCCTACGCCTTCAATAAGGCCCACTCTGCCGCGTATGGCCTCGTCTCCTACTGGACGGCCTTCCTCAAGGCGAACTTCCCGACGGAGTACATGGCGGCCCTGCTCACCTCGACAAAGGACAACAAGGATCGCCGAGCCCTGTATCTGGCGGAGTGTCGCCACATGGACATCACGGTCCTGCCCCCGGACGTGAACGCGTCGATGGGTAACTTCGCGCCTGACGGTGAGGCGATCCGTTTCGGCCTGAATGCGATCCAGAACGTGGGCGGCCCGGTCGTCGATGCGATCGTGGAGACTCGCGCGCAGAAGGGGCGTTTCTCCTCGTTCCAGGATTTCCTGGACAAGGTACCCCAGGTGGTGTGCAACAAGCGCACGATCCAGTCGCTCATCCGCGCCGGCGCTTTCGACTCGATGGGGCACACGCGTCGCGCACTCCTCGCGCGCTGCGACGAGGCCGTGGATGCAATCATCGACGTCAAGCGCAACGAGGCGATCGGACAGTTTGACCTGTTCGGTGCGCTGGGGGAGGACGAGGACACGGGCTCTGGCCTGACGATCGACATCCCGGATCTGCCTGAGTTCGACCGCAAAACGAAGCTCGCGGCCGAGCGCGAGATGCTGGGACTGTACGTCTCCGACCACCCGCTGCGAGGCGTGGAGGCCTCCTTGGCACGCCACCAGGACTACGAGATTGCCCAGGTAGTGGGCTCGGACGGCGCCATGGCGGACCGCATTGTCAAGATCGCGGGCCTCGTCTCCGGCGTCACGACGAAGGTAACGAAGCAGGGCAACGCCTGGGCGATCGCGACGATTGAGGACCTGTCGGGCTCCGTGGATGTGCTCTTCTTCCCGCGCTCCTACGAGTCGATTCAAACCTACCTCGCCCAGGACATCATCGTTCAGATCGAAGGAAAGGTGAACGTGCGCGAGGAGGGCATGACGATCTACGGCCAGTCGATGACCCTCCTGGACCTGTCGGGCGGGGCAGACCTACCCCTCGACCTGCGCCTGCCTGCGGCGCGCTGTACCCCGGAGCTCCTCACCGACCTGCGCGCTGTCCTCGAGTCTTATCCCGGCGGTTCCCCGGTGCGTCTGCATCTGACGGAGCCGGGGCGCACGACGGTTGTTGAGCTTGACCCGAGGCTGCGTGTTGAACAGACGAGCGCTTTCTTCAGTCACATCAAGGCCGTGGTCGGTGCTGGTGGCGTCGTGACCTCGCCCTGA
- the lspA gene encoding signal peptidase II, producing MADSSHPIRTHSTWFYAGLVFAAAVITDQASKIWARGALDSQEPRPLIGEWLSLRLVHNSGAAFSFAAGKTWVLTIFTVIIIGVLAVLARRVHRASTLLAIALLTGGAVGNLIDRLIAEPGFGVGHVTDFIAYGTWFVGNVADIWIVLGAPLLALALSREPSKEDA from the coding sequence ATGGCTGACTCCTCCCACCCGATCCGTACCCATTCGACGTGGTTCTATGCGGGCCTCGTGTTCGCTGCCGCTGTTATCACCGACCAGGCGTCGAAGATATGGGCGCGCGGTGCCCTCGATAGCCAGGAGCCCCGTCCCCTCATTGGCGAGTGGCTGTCTTTGCGCCTCGTTCACAACTCGGGAGCCGCCTTTTCTTTCGCGGCCGGGAAGACCTGGGTTCTCACGATCTTCACCGTCATCATTATCGGGGTGCTCGCCGTGCTCGCTCGACGTGTTCATCGCGCGTCGACGCTGCTGGCGATCGCGCTGCTGACGGGTGGTGCCGTCGGCAACCTCATTGATCGCCTGATCGCCGAACCCGGCTTTGGCGTTGGCCACGTCACCGATTTCATCGCTTACGGCACCTGGTTCGTCGGCAATGTCGCCGATATCTGGATCGTTCTCGGAGCACCGCTTCTTGCCCTCGCGCTCTCCCGTGAGCCCTCGAAGGAGGACGCATAG
- a CDS encoding RluA family pseudouridine synthase, with amino-acid sequence MLPVPDALVGERVDAALARMLGLSRSRCAELAGEGHVLINGAAAGKSDRLGAVDIIEVTIPEPESKPTPVTDMAILYDDEDIVVVDKPVGVAAHTGPGWEGPTVLGNLEAAGYRITSYGPPERQGIVHRLDVGTSGAMMVAKSELAYTVMKRAFKERTIEKVYHAVVAGHLDPASGTIDAPIGRHPSREWRMAVIDGGKRAVTHYDTLELMARAQLTEVHLETGRTHQIRVHMAAVGHPCVGDTFYGADPTQAQRLGLTRQWLHAVRLGFAHPRTGMPMSVSSPYPTDLADALEELRHPRN; translated from the coding sequence ATGCTTCCCGTTCCCGACGCCCTCGTGGGCGAACGGGTCGATGCCGCTCTGGCACGTATGCTCGGCCTATCGCGCTCGCGCTGCGCGGAGCTGGCGGGGGAGGGGCACGTTCTCATCAATGGCGCTGCTGCTGGGAAGTCGGATCGTCTGGGTGCTGTCGACATCATCGAGGTGACGATCCCGGAACCCGAGAGTAAGCCGACCCCGGTCACGGACATGGCGATCCTGTATGACGACGAGGATATCGTGGTCGTCGACAAGCCGGTGGGCGTCGCGGCTCATACCGGCCCCGGATGGGAAGGGCCGACGGTTCTGGGCAACCTGGAGGCCGCTGGCTATCGCATCACCAGCTACGGTCCCCCCGAGCGCCAGGGCATCGTCCACCGTCTCGACGTCGGCACGTCGGGCGCGATGATGGTTGCCAAGTCCGAGCTTGCCTACACGGTCATGAAGCGCGCGTTCAAAGAGCGCACGATCGAGAAGGTGTACCACGCTGTCGTGGCCGGTCACCTCGACCCCGCGTCGGGCACGATCGACGCGCCCATCGGCCGTCACCCTTCGCGTGAATGGCGGATGGCCGTCATTGACGGAGGTAAGCGAGCCGTCACCCACTACGACACCCTCGAGCTCATGGCCCGCGCCCAACTGACCGAGGTACACCTGGAGACGGGGCGCACCCACCAGATTCGCGTGCATATGGCAGCCGTGGGACATCCGTGCGTGGGAGACACCTTCTACGGTGCCGACCCCACGCAGGCGCAACGACTCGGACTGACTCGCCAATGGTTGCATGCCGTTCGCCTCGGCTTCGCGCATCCGCGTACGGGCATGCCGATGAGCGTGTCCAGCCCGTACCCGACCGATCTCGCGGATGCCCTCGAGGAGCTACGCCACCCGCGCAATTGA
- a CDS encoding polyphenol oxidase family protein, producing MSDLLWAGARVHLTEVDPGTGALCGNVGLHVGDDPSLVRERRRSLARRLGRDVVWMDQTHSIRVDLLRMRGGELVNADTDALLGRPARGEWGPVDADGVVIDARGCQGAPALAVQTADCLPVVLSASSGQVVAAVHAGRRGLLGGILARAVERMHSLVDGPVDALIGPAICGRCYEVPADMADESEDLMPGIRALTSWGTPALDLPHAAASSLRAVGVRVEIDERCTLEEPSLFSYRRDSSCGRQALIIVPA from the coding sequence ATGAGTGACTTGCTCTGGGCCGGTGCCCGGGTCCACCTGACCGAGGTGGACCCGGGCACCGGCGCACTATGCGGCAATGTTGGCCTGCATGTGGGCGACGATCCCTCTCTTGTGCGCGAGCGGCGACGCTCGCTCGCGCGGCGATTGGGACGTGACGTGGTCTGGATGGATCAGACCCATTCGATCCGGGTTGATCTTCTTCGGATGCGCGGTGGCGAGCTTGTCAATGCGGACACCGACGCGTTGCTTGGACGGCCGGCGCGGGGGGAGTGGGGGCCCGTCGACGCCGACGGTGTTGTCATTGATGCCCGCGGCTGCCAGGGCGCTCCGGCCCTCGCCGTACAGACCGCCGACTGTTTGCCCGTCGTCCTATCCGCGTCGTCGGGACAGGTTGTCGCTGCCGTGCATGCGGGTAGGCGTGGTCTTCTCGGAGGGATACTCGCCCGGGCGGTCGAGCGCATGCACTCCCTTGTCGATGGTCCCGTTGACGCACTTATCGGTCCGGCGATCTGTGGGCGCTGCTACGAGGTTCCTGCAGACATGGCGGACGAGAGTGAGGATCTCATGCCTGGGATTCGTGCTCTGACGTCCTGGGGAACGCCCGCGCTCGACCTGCCCCACGCGGCCGCTTCATCTCTGCGTGCCGTGGGGGTGCGCGTTGAGATCGATGAGCGATGCACCCTTGAAGAACCGTCTCTTTTCTCCTACCGCCGCGACTCCTCGTGTGGTCGGCAGGCGCTGATCATCGTTCCGGCCTGA
- a CDS encoding DivIVA domain-containing protein has protein sequence MALLTTEDVLNKKFQYVKFREGYDQDEVDEFLDEVVSTIYSLQMENQDLKEKLEAAERRIAELSNSDYTPAETPAPAAAPVVETPAPAAAPAFTGPQDAESATSMLALAQRVHDEYVRDGEEQSAKIIAEANAERESIIADAQKQKDSLLSQLDQERELLENKINGLRTFEAEYRTNLRSHLESLLNEVDNGEN, from the coding sequence ATGGCCCTGCTCACCACCGAGGATGTCCTCAACAAGAAGTTCCAGTACGTCAAGTTCCGCGAGGGATACGACCAGGACGAGGTTGATGAGTTCCTCGACGAGGTTGTCTCCACCATCTACTCCCTGCAGATGGAGAACCAGGATCTGAAGGAGAAGCTCGAGGCGGCTGAGCGCCGCATTGCCGAGCTGTCCAACTCCGACTACACCCCGGCCGAGACCCCCGCCCCCGCGGCTGCCCCGGTCGTCGAGACCCCGGCTCCCGCGGCTGCCCCGGCCTTCACCGGCCCGCAGGACGCCGAGTCTGCTACCTCGATGCTTGCCCTCGCTCAGCGCGTCCACGACGAGTACGTGCGCGATGGCGAAGAGCAGAGCGCGAAGATCATCGCTGAGGCCAACGCCGAGCGCGAGTCGATCATCGCCGACGCTCAGAAGCAGAAGGACTCGTTGCTCTCCCAGCTCGACCAGGAGCGCGAGCTGCTCGAGAACAAGATCAACGGCCTGCGTACCTTCGAAGCAGAGTACCGCACGAACCTGCGCAGCCACCTCGAGAGCCTCCTCAACGAGGTCGACAACGGCGAGAACTGA
- the murC gene encoding UDP-N-acetylmuramate--L-alanine ligase has translation MSEPTLHDRYHLIGIGGAGMSVVAELLASRGAIVEGSDREESAVLEHLRSVGVRTFVGHDASHLDATSVVVVSTAIRDDNPELAVARERGQAVIHRSQALALAASGMRFVGVAGAHGKTTTSGMLAIALSACGLDPSVAVGGVLPQLGTGAHLGGGDVFVAEADESDGSFLNYSPVIEIVTNVEPDHLDRYHSREEFEEIFVEFARRLVPGGLLVTCAEDEGAVRLAQSARGEGLRVVTYGRVDRSPHTPDVVISDVRDEAHGAGASLTWGEHAASLTLRVPGEHNVLNATAAWVAGIECGLEPQVIADGLGEFTGAARRFEARGHVGTRRLFDDYAHHPTEVEAAIREAQVVSGEGEVTVVFQPHLYSRTRIFAERFAQALSGANHVVLTGIYGAREDPEPGVDSTLISSRVEGASYVEDMHEAARLAATLTPEGGVCLTMGAGSITHCASDVLEEWKRMEA, from the coding sequence ATGAGTGAGCCGACGTTGCACGATCGTTATCATCTGATCGGTATCGGCGGTGCCGGCATGAGCGTCGTCGCCGAGCTGCTGGCCTCGCGAGGCGCAATCGTGGAAGGGTCGGACCGTGAGGAATCCGCGGTCCTTGAGCACCTGCGCTCCGTTGGCGTGCGCACGTTTGTCGGGCACGACGCTTCGCACCTGGATGCGACCTCGGTGGTCGTGGTGTCGACCGCGATTCGCGATGATAATCCTGAGTTGGCGGTCGCGCGCGAGCGCGGCCAGGCGGTGATCCACCGCTCGCAGGCCCTCGCACTGGCGGCCTCGGGTATGCGTTTTGTGGGTGTGGCCGGCGCGCATGGGAAGACGACGACCTCCGGCATGCTGGCCATCGCTTTGTCGGCGTGCGGCCTAGATCCGTCCGTGGCCGTGGGTGGCGTTCTACCCCAGTTGGGTACCGGCGCGCATCTGGGGGGCGGCGACGTCTTTGTTGCTGAGGCTGATGAATCGGACGGATCGTTCCTGAACTACTCTCCGGTCATTGAGATCGTGACGAACGTGGAGCCCGATCACCTGGATCGTTACCATTCGCGCGAGGAATTCGAGGAGATCTTCGTCGAGTTTGCTCGCCGTCTGGTTCCCGGTGGCCTGCTGGTGACGTGCGCGGAGGACGAGGGCGCTGTGCGTTTGGCGCAGTCCGCGCGCGGCGAAGGTCTGCGTGTCGTCACCTACGGGCGTGTGGACCGCTCGCCCCATACGCCCGATGTCGTGATCTCCGACGTGCGTGACGAGGCCCATGGTGCCGGCGCGTCGCTGACGTGGGGGGAGCACGCCGCGTCGCTTACGCTGCGTGTTCCCGGCGAACACAACGTCCTTAACGCAACGGCCGCGTGGGTGGCCGGCATCGAGTGCGGACTTGAGCCCCAGGTGATTGCTGACGGTCTGGGTGAGTTCACGGGTGCGGCCCGTCGCTTCGAGGCACGCGGCCATGTTGGGACCCGCCGTCTGTTTGATGACTACGCCCACCATCCGACCGAGGTTGAAGCGGCGATTCGCGAGGCCCAGGTTGTCTCGGGCGAAGGTGAGGTAACCGTCGTGTTTCAGCCGCACCTCTACTCGCGCACGCGCATCTTCGCCGAGCGCTTCGCTCAGGCACTGTCGGGCGCGAACCACGTCGTCCTGACGGGCATCTACGGTGCCCGCGAGGATCCGGAACCCGGCGTGGACTCCACGCTTATTTCCTCCCGTGTCGAGGGAGCATCCTACGTCGAGGACATGCACGAGGCCGCCCGCCTGGCTGCGACGCTGACACCCGAAGGAGGCGTCTGCCTGACGATGGGAGCAGGCTCGATCACTCACTGCGCGTCCGACGTGCTGGAGGAGTGGAAGCGGATGGAGGCATGA
- a CDS encoding YggT family protein, with protein sequence MIILGWVGWALSVVINLYMMVLFARVILDWIQFFARGWRPSGILLVVANVLYALTDPPIRWIGRFIPPLRVGGGMAIDVGFMVLFLVLIIGQRLANVLYFMSV encoded by the coding sequence GTGATCATCCTCGGCTGGGTCGGGTGGGCGCTGAGTGTCGTTATCAACCTGTACATGATGGTGCTGTTCGCGCGCGTCATTCTGGACTGGATCCAGTTTTTCGCGCGCGGATGGCGTCCCTCGGGAATCCTGCTCGTCGTCGCGAATGTTCTCTACGCGCTGACCGATCCTCCGATTCGTTGGATCGGGCGCTTTATTCCTCCGCTGCGTGTCGGCGGCGGCATGGCAATTGATGTCGGTTTTATGGTGTTGTTCCTGGTCCTCATCATCGGGCAGCGTTTGGCTAATGTTCTCTACTTTATGAGCGTGTAG
- a CDS encoding cell division protein SepF, giving the protein MSESFGARARKFMGWYSPEEPIDEFDEFDEVEEVAPVADITPVSRPTLTSIRREEPVEDLTRIVTIHPTAYSDAVTIGEAFRDGTPVIINLTDMGEEEARRLVDFAAGLTFGLHGVIERVTSRVFLLSPASVEVQGDNMSGRRGSLYNQG; this is encoded by the coding sequence ATGAGCGAGTCGTTCGGTGCACGCGCACGTAAGTTCATGGGCTGGTACTCACCGGAGGAGCCCATCGATGAATTCGATGAATTCGACGAGGTGGAAGAGGTAGCACCCGTGGCCGACATTACTCCCGTGTCCCGTCCGACCCTGACGAGCATCCGCCGCGAAGAGCCGGTCGAGGATCTCACGCGCATCGTGACGATCCACCCCACCGCATACTCCGACGCGGTGACAATCGGCGAGGCGTTCCGCGATGGTACGCCCGTCATCATCAACCTCACGGACATGGGCGAGGAAGAGGCTCGTCGTCTCGTGGACTTCGCCGCCGGCCTGACCTTCGGCCTCCACGGCGTGATCGAGCGCGTGACCAGCCGCGTGTTCCTCCTGTCTCCGGCTTCGGTTGAGGTCCAGGGGGACAACATGTCGGGCCGTCGCGGCTCCTTGTACAACCAGGGTTGA